One stretch of Chitinivibrionales bacterium DNA includes these proteins:
- a CDS encoding DUF4912 domain-containing protein: MKRSFETQESGTEHKPSGREDRPGGQRSDDLVVSGDFDDGFSSSSLQRPASRPRYFFRPDIPEEYGQTYMRALPRDPEWIYVYWEINDDTKNSLIQKMGTPAFESSVRVLRLIDVSGIDYNGSNASRYQDTPIEDYTRAWYFHVKKEGKTFVVECGFLTQDGKFFAAVRSNPVEVPKRGLSADVDAQWHAANTPELIKASAHGMRGTSGASESRFDTRL; this comes from the coding sequence ATGAAAAGATCTTTTGAAACCCAAGAGTCAGGCACGGAGCACAAACCATCCGGCCGTGAAGATAGGCCAGGCGGTCAGCGGTCCGACGACTTGGTCGTTTCCGGCGATTTCGATGACGGGTTCAGCTCTTCTTCGCTGCAGCGGCCGGCATCGCGGCCCAGATATTTTTTCCGCCCCGACATTCCCGAAGAGTACGGCCAGACGTACATGCGCGCGCTCCCGAGGGACCCTGAATGGATTTACGTGTATTGGGAAATCAACGACGATACGAAGAATTCGCTCATCCAGAAAATGGGGACGCCGGCGTTCGAGTCTTCCGTGCGAGTACTACGTTTGATTGACGTGAGCGGAATCGACTACAACGGCTCGAACGCCAGCCGATACCAGGACACGCCCATCGAGGACTACACCAGGGCCTGGTATTTTCACGTCAAGAAAGAGGGAAAGACCTTCGTCGTCGAGTGCGGATTCCTCACCCAGGACGGCAAATTCTTCGCCGCGGTCCGCTCGAATCCCGTCGAGGTTCCCAAACGCGGCCTGAGCGCCGATGTCGACGCGCAGTGGCATGCGGCAAACACCCCCGAGTTGATCAAGGCGTCCGCCCACGGCATGCGGGGGACCTCAGGCGCGAGCGAAAGCAGATTCGACACCAGGCTGTGA
- a CDS encoding DUF4912 domain-containing protein: protein MPQNIACQELRDVCWSLGTAFPAPFTAERIGAVMVRPRFYFLHWHIPQESIDRLRAAQGDAFGGSRLVIRIYDVTDIIFNGFNAHRWFDITVNSPTGSYYAVIDWPGRNMLLEAGFRLVNNTFCPCVRSPVIYVERHNAAGAFCTDALFVGPAYSRVFKVSDIFSLPLFEEMGSSISEAPDPSVAVVVLRLPHYQVGRDPLALSAMRVSSRCRVMKSRMQLFSPQIVTDGNAAELIRGAGELAPLVVDRIRCKHARAPFSLIHCHEWYSSIIACEAACRLGVPLVLTLHSTERQRSGSPELSQNSLLVVEKEKEAIANAEYVVVPSEDAFESVVRDYGTPSSKVVIIPDVLFQKGEAARSSEDIKRGLGLNQHAPLVLFAGEVSYAAGADLLLDAAGGLIAERGAVNFVFVGEGPLKRDLENRARARGNGELCRFFGHASSDVFNMLLQACSFVAQPARARQDESVARLALAGGKPVLTTHQAGISCVSHGHNGLVAYDNPGSIAWGLKEMFNRPLFMFPGRRGAAPGQQTFDSVAARYFMLYYKVLHEVKEPAHG from the coding sequence ATGCCCCAGAATATTGCTTGTCAAGAATTACGCGACGTGTGCTGGTCGCTGGGCACCGCCTTTCCGGCGCCGTTCACCGCTGAGCGCATCGGCGCGGTAATGGTCCGGCCCAGATTTTATTTTTTACACTGGCATATCCCGCAGGAATCCATTGACCGCCTGCGCGCCGCCCAGGGAGATGCCTTCGGGGGCAGCCGGCTGGTCATACGGATCTACGACGTGACCGATATCATTTTCAATGGTTTCAACGCGCACCGTTGGTTCGACATCACCGTCAACAGCCCCACCGGATCGTACTACGCCGTCATCGACTGGCCGGGACGCAACATGCTGCTCGAAGCCGGGTTCCGCCTTGTCAATAATACCTTTTGCCCGTGCGTCAGGTCGCCGGTCATCTATGTGGAACGGCACAACGCGGCGGGCGCGTTTTGCACCGACGCCCTGTTTGTGGGCCCCGCCTACAGCAGGGTGTTCAAGGTGTCCGACATTTTTTCGCTGCCCCTGTTCGAGGAGATGGGCAGCAGCATCAGCGAAGCCCCCGATCCGTCCGTCGCCGTTGTGGTGCTGCGGCTGCCGCATTATCAGGTGGGCCGCGACCCGCTCGCGTTGTCGGCGATGCGCGTCTCGTCGCGGTGCAGGGTCATGAAGAGCAGGATGCAGTTGTTTTCCCCCCAAATCGTCACTGACGGCAACGCGGCCGAGCTGATACGCGGAGCGGGCGAGCTCGCACCGCTGGTGGTCGACCGCATTCGATGCAAACATGCTCGCGCTCCATTCAGCCTCATCCACTGTCACGAATGGTACTCATCGATCATCGCCTGCGAGGCGGCGTGCAGGCTGGGGGTACCGCTGGTGCTCACCCTGCATTCGACCGAGCGGCAGCGGAGCGGTTCCCCGGAGCTCTCGCAGAATTCGCTGCTCGTCGTTGAAAAAGAAAAAGAAGCGATTGCCAATGCGGAATACGTCGTCGTCCCGTCGGAGGACGCCTTCGAAAGCGTCGTGCGCGATTACGGGACACCATCTTCAAAGGTGGTGATCATCCCCGATGTGCTATTCCAAAAGGGCGAGGCGGCCCGGTCGTCGGAAGACATCAAACGCGGATTGGGCCTCAACCAGCATGCGCCATTGGTGCTTTTTGCCGGCGAAGTTTCTTACGCCGCGGGCGCAGACCTTCTCCTCGATGCCGCCGGCGGACTGATCGCCGAGCGCGGCGCGGTCAATTTCGTATTCGTGGGAGAAGGCCCGCTCAAGCGCGACCTTGAGAACCGCGCACGGGCACGGGGAAACGGCGAGCTATGCCGTTTTTTCGGCCACGCTTCATCCGACGTATTCAACATGCTGCTGCAGGCGTGCAGCTTTGTGGCGCAGCCGGCGCGTGCTCGGCAGGACGAGTCGGTGGCGCGCCTGGCGCTTGCCGGCGGCAAGCCCGTGCTCACCACCCACCAGGCCGGAATTTCCTGCGTATCGCACGGCCATAACGGACTTGTCGCATACGACAATCCCGGCTCAATAGCATGGGGCCTCAAAGAGATGTTCAACAGGCCGTTGTTCATGTTTCCCGGACGCCGCGGCGCCGCGCCGGGGCAGCAGACGTTCGATTCGGTCGCGGCGCGTTATTTCATGCTGTACTATAAAGTCCTTCACGAAGTCAAGGAACCCGCCCATGGCTAA
- a CDS encoding glycosyltransferase family 4 protein, which translates to MRIAFLSWESLHSIMMGGVAYHVTELACALERKGHEVHVFTRLGRPNHPLYECIDGVHYHRCPYSSHSDPVEENKNMCRSIVSAVYAAEDFAGAFDIVHAHDWLTAHALAWIKWGRGRKTVFTVHSTEFGRSGNVFHKGISKTIRDIEWFGAFEADRVIAVSNALKNEVKWIYSIPDWKVSAVHNGISYWHFNGWINPAAVKARYGIAPLDPVVLFVGRMTSQKGPDLLVESIPNILKFYPRAKFVFAAGDGNLHGSVEARAWQLGVYHATRFFGYLDRWQLIDLYKACDCVCVPSRNEPFGIVILEAWAAGKPVVATDNGGPSELLWHNVTGYKVNATVDSISWGLGTLFSNFEHARWMGQNGRFAAEKCFSWDTISEKTLDVYYQLVPRPQIFEQAPAGRQEEKTAETGPKETDIEEIMEMGKTAVEETSIELVEYKETAETVAA; encoded by the coding sequence ATGCGGATAGCATTTCTTTCGTGGGAATCGCTCCATTCAATAATGATGGGCGGCGTGGCATACCACGTTACCGAACTGGCATGCGCGCTCGAACGCAAAGGCCACGAGGTGCATGTATTCACCAGACTCGGCCGTCCCAACCACCCCCTTTACGAATGCATCGATGGCGTCCATTACCATCGGTGTCCTTATTCGTCCCATTCCGACCCGGTCGAGGAAAACAAAAACATGTGCCGTTCGATCGTGTCTGCGGTGTACGCCGCCGAGGATTTTGCGGGCGCGTTCGACATCGTTCACGCGCACGACTGGCTCACCGCTCATGCGCTCGCGTGGATCAAGTGGGGACGGGGGCGAAAGACCGTTTTCACCGTCCATTCAACGGAGTTCGGACGGAGCGGGAACGTTTTCCACAAGGGAATTTCGAAAACCATCCGCGACATCGAATGGTTCGGCGCGTTCGAGGCCGACCGTGTCATCGCCGTGTCAAACGCCCTCAAGAACGAGGTCAAGTGGATATACTCAATCCCCGATTGGAAAGTAAGCGCGGTGCACAACGGCATTTCGTACTGGCACTTTAACGGATGGATCAATCCCGCCGCGGTAAAGGCGAGATACGGGATCGCGCCGCTCGACCCCGTTGTCCTGTTCGTCGGAAGGATGACTTCGCAGAAAGGCCCCGACCTGCTCGTGGAGTCGATCCCGAACATCCTCAAATTTTATCCGCGGGCGAAATTCGTGTTCGCCGCCGGAGACGGCAACCTGCACGGCAGCGTGGAAGCGCGGGCATGGCAGCTCGGCGTGTACCACGCAACCCGCTTCTTCGGATATCTTGACAGATGGCAACTGATCGACCTCTACAAGGCGTGCGACTGCGTGTGCGTGCCCAGCCGCAACGAGCCTTTCGGCATCGTGATCCTCGAGGCGTGGGCCGCGGGGAAACCCGTTGTCGCCACCGACAACGGCGGGCCGTCGGAGCTGCTCTGGCACAACGTGACCGGTTACAAAGTCAATGCGACCGTTGATTCCATTTCGTGGGGCCTCGGCACGCTCTTTTCCAATTTCGAGCATGCCCGCTGGATGGGCCAGAACGGCCGCTTCGCCGCGGAAAAATGTTTTTCCTGGGACACCATTTCAGAAAAAACGCTCGATGTTTATTACCAATTGGTCCCCCGGCCTCAGATTTTCGAGCAGGCTCCGGCCGGCCGGCAGGAAGAGAAAACCGCCGAGACGGGGCCGAAAGAGACCGACATAGAAGAAATTATGGAAATGGGAAAAACGGCCGTTGAGGAAACGAGCATTGAGCTTGTTGAATACAAGGAAACGGCGGAGACGGTGGCGGCGTAG
- a CDS encoding DUF4912 domain-containing protein — MADKKKTGRRKAHSVVPVKKNLKIDPGASKAGKRGGKVLPGKPEVPAESTPAKKEGSPFLAGASEDVDTGGQALKEIFSASGTHGGPKYFFTTEIPNEYNETYMRVIPRDPEWLFLYWEISSPTLEKVKKRMGVAFESSKKILRLYFAHADQYVDREIDAFANNWYVRVPEPGMTYYAECGFLTADGRYFAAVRSNVAVAPRYGMSPDTDQDWVSATTGELIRLSTGRRLTFLGASEKRFGEEEEKENAVEMGEFFSPAAGSGSGLFGMSGDGRK, encoded by the coding sequence ATGGCCGATAAAAAGAAAACCGGCAGACGAAAGGCTCATTCCGTGGTGCCGGTTAAAAAAAATCTCAAAATAGATCCCGGTGCATCAAAGGCCGGAAAGCGTGGAGGCAAGGTGCTGCCAGGGAAACCCGAAGTACCGGCGGAAAGCACTCCGGCCAAGAAAGAGGGCTCTCCTTTTTTGGCGGGAGCGTCTGAAGATGTTGACACCGGCGGCCAAGCATTAAAAGAAATCTTTTCGGCCTCCGGGACCCACGGGGGACCGAAATATTTTTTTACAACGGAGATTCCGAACGAATACAACGAGACCTATATGCGGGTCATTCCGAGGGATCCGGAATGGCTGTTTTTATACTGGGAGATCAGCAGCCCCACCCTGGAAAAGGTGAAGAAGCGAATGGGTGTTGCGTTTGAATCCTCAAAAAAAATCCTGCGTCTTTATTTCGCGCACGCCGATCAGTACGTCGACAGGGAGATCGATGCGTTCGCGAACAACTGGTACGTGCGGGTGCCCGAACCGGGAATGACCTACTATGCTGAATGCGGATTCCTCACCGCGGACGGAAGATATTTTGCCGCGGTGCGGTCGAACGTTGCGGTTGCCCCTCGTTACGGAATGAGTCCCGACACTGACCAGGATTGGGTATCGGCGACCACCGGCGAATTGATCCGGCTTTCGACCGGACGGCGGCTGACCTTCCTGGGCGCGAGCGAAAAAAGGTTTGGAGAGGAAGAAGAAAAAGAAAACGCCGTTGAAATGGGGGAATTTTTCAGCCCTGCTGCCGGGTCGGGATCGGGGTTGTTTGGTATGTCGGGGGACGGGAGGAAATAA
- a CDS encoding 1,4-alpha-glucan branching protein domain-containing protein gives MANGYLALVLHAHLPYVRHPEYESFLEERWFLEAMTETYISTMRMLERLVADGVPCKITYSVSPTLLSMMEDPLLQERYLRHITKLCELAEREIERNAFDERFKRLAEMYRWLFTEARDYFLSCDCRLAVRLKALHERGTVELITTSATHALLPVAASQPAMAEAQVATGLSYFEEVFGFRPRGIWLPECAYAPGLDDILRREGVRYFLTESHAISWASNRPMFGLYAPLYTPSGAAAFGRDEQSTEQVWSSKKGYPGDPWYREFYRDIGYELDMSYIGPYIASDRRVDTGIKYHRITGRDAAWKEPYEPSVARQRAADHAGDFLGRRIDQVQRLSSSMNIEPVIVTSFDAELFGHWWFEGPQWLDFLIRKTVYDQNTVALTTPGEFLARHPVHQIGVPYTSSWGYEGYFEAWINGKTDWIYPHLFESGRRLHDLASRFSVQPPGDLASRALKQCCRELLLAQSSDWPFIISNGTAEQYAVRRVKDHLARFRALADAIDGGAINERQLSALECIDNIFPSIDYRVFAGGKAKAAVNGEKP, from the coding sequence ATGGCTAACGGATATCTCGCCCTTGTCCTCCACGCCCATTTACCCTACGTGCGGCACCCCGAATACGAATCATTTCTCGAGGAGCGGTGGTTCCTCGAAGCCATGACCGAGACGTACATCAGTACCATGCGGATGCTCGAGCGGCTGGTCGCCGACGGTGTGCCCTGCAAGATCACCTATTCCGTTTCTCCCACGCTTCTCTCCATGATGGAAGACCCGCTGCTCCAGGAACGCTATCTCCGCCACATCACGAAGCTGTGCGAGCTTGCCGAACGGGAAATCGAGCGCAACGCCTTTGACGAGCGGTTCAAACGCCTCGCCGAAATGTACCGCTGGCTTTTCACCGAGGCGCGCGATTATTTCCTTTCGTGCGACTGCCGCCTGGCCGTGCGCCTCAAGGCGCTGCACGAGCGCGGGACGGTGGAGCTGATCACCACCTCGGCGACGCATGCGCTTCTTCCCGTGGCGGCCTCGCAACCGGCCATGGCCGAAGCACAGGTCGCGACCGGCCTGTCGTATTTCGAGGAGGTGTTCGGGTTCCGTCCGCGCGGCATATGGCTTCCCGAGTGCGCATATGCGCCGGGGCTCGACGACATCCTGCGGCGGGAAGGGGTGCGATATTTTCTTACCGAGTCACATGCCATTTCGTGGGCCAGCAACCGTCCGATGTTCGGGTTGTACGCGCCGCTCTACACCCCCAGCGGCGCTGCGGCGTTCGGACGGGATGAACAGAGCACCGAGCAGGTCTGGTCGTCGAAGAAAGGGTATCCGGGCGATCCATGGTACCGCGAGTTCTACCGCGACATCGGCTATGAACTTGACATGAGCTATATCGGCCCTTACATCGCCTCCGACCGGCGGGTGGACACCGGCATCAAATACCATCGCATCACCGGCCGCGACGCCGCCTGGAAGGAACCGTACGAGCCGTCGGTCGCGCGCCAGCGCGCCGCCGACCACGCGGGCGATTTTCTCGGCAGGCGCATCGATCAGGTACAGCGCCTCAGCAGCTCGATGAACATCGAGCCGGTGATCGTCACCTCGTTCGACGCGGAGCTGTTCGGCCACTGGTGGTTCGAAGGCCCGCAATGGCTCGATTTTTTGATACGAAAGACCGTTTATGACCAGAACACGGTGGCGCTCACCACGCCCGGCGAGTTTCTGGCGCGCCACCCCGTGCACCAGATCGGAGTTCCCTATACGTCAAGTTGGGGGTACGAGGGATATTTCGAGGCCTGGATCAACGGTAAGACCGACTGGATTTACCCCCATCTGTTCGAAAGCGGGCGGCGTCTGCACGACCTTGCGTCGCGGTTTTCGGTACAGCCCCCCGGCGACCTTGCTTCGCGCGCGCTCAAGCAGTGCTGCCGCGAGCTGCTCCTGGCGCAGAGCTCCGACTGGCCGTTCATCATTTCGAACGGCACCGCCGAGCAATACGCGGTGCGACGGGTAAAAGACCATCTGGCGCGGTTCCGCGCGCTCGCCGACGCCATCGACGGCGGCGCGATCAACGAACGCCAGCTGTCGGCGCTTGAATGCATAGACAATATTTTTCCTTCCATCGATTATCGGGTGTTCGCCGGCGGAAAAGCCAAGGCGGCGGTGAACGGAGAGAAACCATGA